The following are encoded in a window of Sebastes umbrosus isolate fSebUmb1 chromosome 7, fSebUmb1.pri, whole genome shotgun sequence genomic DNA:
- the bmp16 gene encoding bone morphogenetic protein 16, which yields MFPANLLLLMVLLLPQASSGRQGGDTSKIDHGRVSPVPSSLSPPPAGSLLLEPSLAQTIQNLLLSRLGLQSQPDPRPGVPVPGYLLDLYRFHKQQYHLVEDPSFSFPSQHIQQANTVRSFHHNEPLGDSPIAEDRKRVHISFNVSSIPQDERVLSAELRLLRSDRASLGPGAHRLNLYLTQHHEDPVPTLLETRLLTAGLHNHKASDLWEAFSLSAELLHKVLAGTGNLGFLLEVRPENSTVSLPDQSLSAAAGEEEAKKYKQGHLRVCRSVGQDEHSWAQERPLLVTYSHDGRGEPLVKHSRRTPSGGQRMRGRKGTKERARSSSKGRNRDQEKTKKRGYTVPGWGGDKGGVSWSERGRVKRNGGRAAKLKRLSRNRCRRHPLYVDFNDVGWHKWIIAPSGYDAFFCLGECRFPLADHMNSSSHAMVQTLVNSVNGAVPRACCVPTSLSPIALLYLDPQDRVVLKNYQDMVVEGCGCR from the exons ATGTTCCCTGCTAACCTCCTGCTCCTCATGGTCCTGCTGCTACCTCAAGCCTCATCTGGTCGCCAGGGTGGAGACACCAGCAAGATCGACCATGGCAGGGTGTCCCCCGTGCCTTCCTCCCTGTCGCCCCCACCGGCTGGTTCCCTCCTCCTGGAGCCCAGTCTGGCTCAGACcatccagaacctcctcctGAGCCGGCTGGGCCTGCAGTCGCAGCCCGATCCTCGGCCCGGAGTGCCGGTGCCCGGGTACCTCCTGGATCTTTACCGCTTCCACAAGCAGCAGTACCATCTAGTGGAGGACCCTTCGTTTAGCTTCCCCAGCCAGCACATCCAGCAGGCTAACACCGTACGCAGCTTTCACCACAATG AGCCCCTTGGAGACAGTCCCATAGCAGAGGATCGTAAGAGGGTGCACATCTCCTTCAATGTTTCCTCCATCCCTCAGGATGAGAGGGTGCTCTCCGCTGAGCTCCGGCTCCTTCGCAGTGACAGAGCCTCCCTGGGTCCTGGAGCCCACAGACTAAACCTATACCTCACTCAGCACCATGAGGACCCTGTGCCCACCCTGCTGGAGACAAGGTTACTCACCGCTGGCCTCCACAATCATAAAGCAAGTGATTTATGGGAGGCTTTTAGCCTAAGTGCAGAGCTCCTTCATAAGGTCCTTGCTGGGACTGGCAACCTGGGCTTCCTCCTGGAGGTCAGACCTGAGAACAGCACCGTCTCGCTCCCTGACCAGAGCCTCTCCGCTGctgcaggtgaggaggaggcaaagaaatacaaacagggACATCTGAGGGTATGCAGGTCCGTGGGTCAGGACGAGCACAGCTGGGCCCAGGAGAGACCCCTCTTGGTGACTTATAGTCATGACGGGCGTGGAGAGCCCTTAGTCAAACATAGCAGGAGGACCCCCAGTGGAGGCCAGAGGATGAGAGGGAGAAAAGGGACAAAAGAGAGGGCGAGGAGCAGCAGCAAGGGCCGCAACAGAGaccaagaaaaaacaaaaaaacgggGGTATACAGTGCCGGGCTGGGGGGGTGATAAAGGAGGTGTCAGTTGGAGCGAACGTGGAAGGGTGAAAAGAAATGGTGGTCGTGCTGCGAAACTGAAACGCCTTTCCCGTAACAGATGCCGCCGCCACCCTCTATATGTAGATTTCAACGATGTAGGCTGGCACAAGTGGATCATTGCGCCCAGCGGCTACGACGCCTTCTTCTGCCTGGGGGAGTGTCGCTTTCCTCTGGCCGACCACATGAACTCCTCCAGCCACGCCATGGTGCAAACTCTGGTGAACTCTGTGAATGGAGCAGTGCCCCGGGCCTGCTGCGTCCCCACCTCCCTCAGCCCCATCGCCCTGCTCTACCTGGATCCTCAAGACCGAGTGGTGCTGAAGAATTACCAGGACATGGTGGTGGAGGGCTGCGGCTGCCGGTAG